A part of Paraburkholderia largidicola genomic DNA contains:
- a CDS encoding fatty acid desaturase, protein MNIDMHAWHRVDIDRKMLKDFSTRSDARGLVQAGGFFALVAATGALAWASLGTAWVIPAFLLYGTVFAFSEAAAHELGHGTVFKTRWLNEAVYWAICLMSWREQVYSRWLHAKHHTYTHLTAAPYKDPELAFKRRPHSYIKLMTDFVRVSHGVQFLGAVFLHSFGIITKGAKEVVPEAEYKKMCDNSRVLLACYVAVFVWAVLAHSWLPIVFLFLARAYGTWLHELCALTQHTGLKENVLDHRVSSRTVKLNPVVRLLYWNMNFHIEHHMFPSVPFHALPRFHEAVAEQMPQPYGGLWSAWREILVIFARQRRDPEYVVVRELPVGKRGSAVA, encoded by the coding sequence ATGAACATCGATATGCACGCGTGGCACAGGGTCGACATCGATCGCAAGATGCTCAAGGATTTTTCCACGCGTTCCGATGCGCGCGGTCTCGTACAGGCGGGCGGCTTCTTCGCGCTCGTTGCGGCGACAGGCGCGCTCGCGTGGGCATCGCTTGGCACAGCATGGGTGATTCCCGCGTTTCTTTTGTACGGAACGGTGTTTGCGTTCAGCGAGGCCGCCGCGCACGAACTGGGGCATGGCACGGTATTCAAGACGCGTTGGCTGAACGAGGCCGTCTACTGGGCGATCTGCCTCATGTCATGGCGCGAGCAGGTGTATAGCCGCTGGCTTCATGCGAAGCATCACACCTACACGCATCTGACGGCAGCGCCTTATAAAGATCCTGAACTGGCGTTCAAGCGTCGGCCGCATAGCTATATAAAACTGATGACGGATTTCGTGCGCGTATCGCATGGCGTGCAGTTTCTCGGCGCGGTCTTTCTGCACAGCTTCGGCATTATCACGAAGGGCGCGAAAGAGGTCGTGCCCGAGGCGGAGTACAAGAAGATGTGCGATAACTCGCGTGTGCTGCTTGCGTGCTATGTCGCTGTGTTCGTTTGGGCCGTGCTTGCGCATAGCTGGTTGCCTATCGTGTTTCTGTTTCTGGCGCGTGCTTATGGAACCTGGTTGCATGAGCTGTGCGCGTTGACCCAGCATACGGGCCTGAAGGAGAACGTGCTCGATCATCGCGTGTCCAGCCGTACCGTGAAGCTGAATCCGGTTGTGCGCCTGCTGTACTGGAACATGAATTTCCATATTGAACATCACATGTTCCCGAGTGTGCCGTTTCATGCACTGCCGAGATTTCACGAGGCCGTTGCTGAGCAGATGCCGCAACCGTATGGGGGCTTGTGGTCTGCGTGGCGTGAAATCCTGGTGATCTTCGCGAGGCAGCGGCGCGATCCCGAGTATGTCGTCGTGCGCGAGTTGCCGGTTGGCAAGCGGGGGAGTGCGGTGGCGTGA
- a CDS encoding sugar ABC transporter substrate-binding protein yields the protein MDKPAFRATQRAVKRIASALAALTLVTGFAANSAAADERFVMVSHGSDSNVWWNTVKNGMRDASEDFNVPVDYRNPPSGDTGDMVRILEQAAARNYSGVITTVPNFDMIQKGLTGVKAKHIPLVTINGGPESGMKLGALMHIGQPEYDAGKAAGERAKAAGIHEFLCVNHGADIQALWDRCKGFADALGVDYKKSTMDSGEDPTVIESKVAAYLRSHPTTQAILALGPDQATGVLRGVKDAGMSGKIYVATFDLSPDILKSIQAGQIAFAIDQQPYLQGYLSVAAMAIAIRDKTNDSARIVAALREDKKVAARLAKYDLKPVYTGSTVSSGPSFVTKDNLAPVQKYAGSYR from the coding sequence ATGGACAAGCCCGCATTTCGCGCAACCCAACGCGCGGTCAAACGAATCGCCTCTGCGCTCGCAGCGCTGACGCTGGTCACCGGCTTCGCCGCGAACAGCGCCGCCGCCGACGAGCGCTTCGTGATGGTCAGTCACGGATCGGATTCGAACGTCTGGTGGAACACCGTCAAGAACGGCATGCGCGACGCGAGCGAAGATTTCAACGTGCCCGTCGATTACCGCAATCCGCCTTCGGGCGATACGGGCGACATGGTGCGCATTCTCGAACAGGCGGCGGCGCGCAACTACTCGGGCGTGATCACGACGGTGCCGAACTTCGACATGATCCAGAAGGGTCTGACGGGCGTGAAAGCGAAGCACATTCCGCTTGTCACGATCAACGGCGGGCCCGAATCGGGCATGAAGCTCGGCGCGTTGATGCACATCGGCCAGCCCGAATACGATGCCGGCAAGGCAGCGGGCGAGCGCGCGAAGGCGGCGGGTATCCACGAGTTTCTGTGCGTGAATCACGGCGCGGACATTCAGGCGCTGTGGGACCGCTGCAAGGGTTTCGCCGATGCGCTCGGCGTCGACTACAAGAAGTCGACGATGGATAGCGGCGAAGATCCGACGGTGATCGAAAGCAAGGTCGCCGCCTACCTGAGATCGCACCCGACGACGCAAGCGATTCTCGCGCTCGGTCCCGATCAGGCGACGGGCGTGCTGCGCGGCGTGAAGGACGCGGGCATGAGCGGGAAGATTTACGTTGCCACGTTCGATCTTTCGCCCGACATCCTGAAGTCGATTCAGGCGGGGCAGATCGCATTCGCCATCGACCAGCAGCCATATCTGCAAGGCTATTTGTCCGTCGCGGCAATGGCGATTGCGATTCGCGACAAGACGAACGACTCCGCGCGCATCGTCGCGGCATTGAGAGAGGACAAAAAGGTCGCGGCGCGGCTCGCCAAATACGATCTGAAGCCGGTTTATACGGGCTCGACGGTGAGTTCCGGGCCGAGCTTCGTCACGAAGGACAACCTCGCGCCCGTGCAGAAGTACGCAGGCTCATATCGTTAA
- a CDS encoding LacI family DNA-binding transcriptional regulator, translating to MNVRRKPTMEDVAKASGVSYSTVERVLNGRGGVAREKESRVLEWARKLKMDRALDEVSVRWLRIAILTQQPSSPYYVALRQGFELAQKSFETHRVVCHLTFFDDLEPKSLAAVINRASQKADAMIVVAYEHSVVVDAISRVARKIPVVTLASDLPDTGRLAYVGIDNRCAGRTAGELMGRFIGRDGGQVIVIAGLRTYLGHEEREAAFRSVMRRKFPACDVVATVESREDEKSTERLTRDAFKKYPDLRGIYNLSVGDEGIARALKALKREHSTVLIGHELTEISRALLIDGVMDAVLDQSPFVEAVRAVEAILGHYNRGTPSGLPLQTPMSIYLQENLPPAS from the coding sequence ATGAACGTCAGACGCAAGCCGACCATGGAAGATGTCGCGAAGGCCTCGGGCGTCAGCTATTCGACTGTCGAGCGCGTGCTGAACGGGCGTGGCGGCGTGGCACGCGAGAAGGAATCGCGCGTGCTCGAATGGGCGCGCAAGCTCAAGATGGATCGCGCGCTCGACGAAGTGTCGGTGCGCTGGCTGCGCATCGCGATCCTCACGCAACAACCATCGTCGCCGTACTACGTTGCGCTACGGCAGGGGTTCGAGCTTGCGCAGAAGTCGTTCGAAACGCATCGCGTGGTGTGCCATCTGACGTTTTTCGACGACCTCGAACCGAAGTCGCTGGCGGCCGTCATCAATCGCGCCTCGCAGAAGGCGGACGCGATGATCGTCGTCGCGTACGAGCACAGCGTCGTCGTCGATGCGATCTCGCGCGTCGCGCGCAAGATTCCCGTCGTGACACTGGCGAGCGATCTTCCAGACACGGGGCGGCTCGCGTATGTCGGCATCGACAATCGCTGTGCGGGACGAACCGCGGGTGAACTGATGGGCCGGTTTATCGGACGCGACGGCGGACAGGTCATCGTGATTGCGGGCTTGCGCACGTATCTCGGGCACGAAGAACGCGAAGCCGCGTTTCGCTCAGTCATGCGCCGCAAGTTTCCTGCGTGCGACGTGGTGGCGACTGTCGAAAGCCGTGAAGACGAAAAATCAACTGAGCGCTTGACGCGCGATGCCTTCAAAAAGTACCCGGATTTGCGCGGCATTTACAACCTGTCAGTTGGCGATGAGGGCATTGCGCGCGCGCTCAAGGCACTCAAGCGCGAGCATTCGACAGTATTGATCGGTCACGAACTGACTGAGATCAGCCGGGCGTTGCTGATAGACGGCGTGATGGATGCCGTGCTCGATCAGAGTCCCTTTGTCGAAGCAGTGCGGGCCGTCGAAGCGATATTGGGTCATTACAACAGGGGCACGCCTTCAGGTCTTCCGTTGCAAACGCCGATGTCGATCTATCTGCAGGAGAACTTGCCGCCAGCATCGTGA
- a CDS encoding LysR substrate-binding domain-containing protein, protein MIRELKTLIAVAQEGTFAAAGNRIGLTQAAVSAQMQRLEAEMGFALFDREGRTARLNATGQQILVQAQEVVRLYNNLSSSAADPAAIVRVTIGAIASVQRSLLPDALARFHAQCPGCTTRVIPGVSMELVNLVDAGEIDIAAIIRPPFSFQSDLRWTALAQEPFRLIVPRSVKGKDWAELLADQPFIRYDRASFGGRQVDRFLRRMHFTVREVCELDELEAIVRLVENGVGVAIVPQTATYRRWPAKVRAVDLGHHTFHRDIGLVHRAPQHLSDPVKVLLQLIEAQARKKP, encoded by the coding sequence ATGATCCGTGAGCTGAAAACGCTGATCGCCGTCGCCCAGGAAGGCACCTTCGCTGCTGCCGGCAACAGGATCGGTCTGACCCAGGCTGCCGTCAGCGCGCAGATGCAGCGGCTCGAAGCGGAAATGGGCTTTGCACTGTTCGACCGCGAAGGGCGGACGGCGCGTTTGAATGCGACGGGTCAGCAGATACTCGTGCAGGCGCAGGAAGTCGTCCGGCTATACAACAACCTCAGTTCGTCAGCGGCCGATCCGGCGGCCATCGTGCGCGTGACTATCGGTGCGATTGCATCGGTGCAGCGCTCGTTGTTGCCCGATGCCTTGGCGCGGTTCCATGCGCAATGTCCGGGCTGCACCACGCGTGTGATTCCCGGTGTGTCGATGGAACTCGTCAATCTCGTCGACGCCGGTGAGATCGATATCGCCGCGATCATTCGTCCGCCGTTTTCTTTTCAGAGCGATCTGCGCTGGACCGCACTCGCACAAGAGCCGTTCAGGCTGATCGTGCCGCGTAGTGTGAAGGGCAAGGACTGGGCCGAACTCCTTGCGGATCAGCCGTTCATTCGCTACGACCGCGCGTCGTTCGGCGGCCGGCAAGTGGACCGATTCCTGCGCCGGATGCACTTCACCGTGCGCGAAGTGTGCGAACTGGACGAACTCGAAGCGATCGTCAGACTGGTGGAAAATGGCGTCGGCGTGGCGATCGTGCCGCAAACGGCGACGTACCGGCGCTGGCCTGCGAAGGTGCGTGCCGTCGACCTCGGGCATCACACGTTTCATCGCGACATCGGCCTTGTGCATCGCGCGCCGCAGCATCTGAGCGACCCGGTGAAGGTGTTGCTTCAACTGATTGAAGCGCAGGCGCGGAAGAAGCCCTGA
- a CDS encoding VOC family protein, which yields MSLSPFHLAIPVYDLPAARDFYGRVFGLEEGRSSAQWVDFNFFGHQLVIHEHPKTASQESVHSNPVDGHDVPVPHFGVVLAWDQWEALAERLKSFGTKFVIEPYIRFQGQVGEQATMFLFDPCGNALEFKAFKDIGQLFAK from the coding sequence GTGAGCCTTTCCCCTTTTCATCTGGCCATTCCCGTCTACGATCTTCCCGCCGCGCGCGACTTTTACGGACGCGTGTTCGGCCTCGAAGAAGGCCGCTCCAGCGCACAATGGGTGGACTTCAATTTCTTCGGCCATCAACTCGTGATTCACGAACATCCGAAGACCGCTTCGCAAGAGAGCGTGCACAGCAATCCCGTCGACGGCCATGACGTGCCCGTGCCGCATTTCGGCGTCGTGCTCGCATGGGATCAATGGGAAGCGCTTGCGGAACGGTTGAAATCGTTCGGTACGAAGTTCGTGATCGAGCCGTATATCCGCTTTCAGGGGCAGGTCGGCGAACAGGCGACGATGTTCCTGTTCGATCCGTGTGGCAACGCGCTGGAGTTCAAGGCGTTCAAGGATATCGGCCAGCTATTCGCGAAGTAA
- a CDS encoding LacI family DNA-binding transcriptional regulator yields MADAPIPLFPPRARIADIAAAAGVSTATVDRVLNGRDGVRPMTARRVMQAAAQAGYAIDAPTPEAKPARPLKIEFLVPAGTNRYLRMLGDYIEFAHNQWAAQGMRCRVHYVESFNPNELAARLLHYGQRADGVVFMALEHPVVRDAVNALAEQNVPAITLISDLSNSRRLAYVGIDNRSAGRTAALLLGRFMGPRPAGKIAMLAGSLNYRGHEEREIGFLHLIESTFPQVKVIGLREGQDDSERNYVQTRNLIAQHPDLAGIYNSGGGSDGVARAIVEAKTEQKILFVGHGLTPDTRALLIDGTMDALITQTPQAMVGNCLKIFGNVREGRDALDGVKPVQFSIVLRENLP; encoded by the coding sequence ATGGCTGACGCGCCTATTCCTCTTTTTCCGCCGCGCGCGCGGATCGCGGACATCGCCGCTGCGGCGGGCGTGTCGACGGCGACAGTCGATCGCGTGTTGAATGGCCGCGACGGTGTGCGGCCGATGACGGCGCGCCGAGTGATGCAGGCAGCCGCGCAGGCGGGCTACGCGATCGATGCGCCCACACCCGAAGCGAAACCGGCGCGGCCGCTGAAGATCGAGTTTCTGGTGCCGGCGGGCACGAACCGCTATTTGCGCATGTTGGGCGATTACATCGAGTTCGCGCACAACCAGTGGGCCGCGCAAGGGATGCGCTGCCGGGTGCATTACGTGGAGAGCTTCAATCCGAACGAACTCGCCGCGCGTCTGCTGCACTACGGTCAGCGCGCGGACGGCGTGGTCTTCATGGCGCTCGAACATCCCGTCGTGCGCGATGCGGTGAATGCGCTTGCCGAACAGAACGTGCCCGCCATTACGCTGATCTCGGATCTGTCGAATTCGCGCCGGCTCGCTTATGTCGGCATCGACAACCGTTCAGCGGGGCGCACGGCGGCGCTGCTGCTGGGCCGCTTCATGGGGCCGCGACCGGCAGGCAAGATTGCGATGCTGGCGGGCAGTCTCAACTATCGCGGGCATGAGGAACGCGAGATCGGCTTTCTGCATCTGATCGAATCGACGTTTCCGCAGGTGAAGGTGATTGGCTTGCGCGAAGGGCAGGACGACAGCGAGCGCAATTACGTGCAGACGCGCAACCTGATCGCGCAGCATCCCGATCTGGCGGGCATCTACAACAGCGGCGGCGGCTCGGATGGGGTGGCGCGTGCGATCGTCGAAGCCAAGACCGAACAGAAGATACTGTTCGTCGGACACGGCCTGACGCCGGATACGCGGGCGTTGCTGATCGATGGAACGATGGACGCGCTCATCACGCAGACGCCGCAGGCGATGGTCGGCAACTGCCTGAAAATTTTCGGCAACGTGCGTGAGGGGCGCGACGCGCTGGACGGCGTGAAGCCTGTGCAGTTCAGCATCGTGCTGCGCGAGAATCTGCCGTGA
- a CDS encoding TRAP transporter substrate-binding protein, with amino-acid sequence MTNLVRRSLLRAAAAAPVAGALGFPAIVRAAAPQYTFKYGNNLPLTHPLNIRAKEAADQVKEQSKGRMEIRIFPNNQLGGDTDMLAQVRSGGIEMFTPSALVVSTLAPVAAINAIGFAFSDYSQVWSAMDGKLGAYVRAAMLKAGLESFDKMWDNGFRETTSSTRAIANAADMHGLKIRVPVSPLSIDMFKGLGAAPTSLQFSEVYSSLQTHIVDAQENPLPIVQVAKLYEVQKYCSLTNHIWDGFWFVLNQRAWQKLPKDLQGIASDAFNQAALRQRDDVRKLNDAAIADLQTKGLSINRPSPDTFRSALRQANFYADWKGRFGNEAWSLLEGYTGKLA; translated from the coding sequence ATGACCAATCTCGTCAGGCGCTCGCTGCTTCGCGCCGCCGCGGCAGCCCCCGTCGCCGGCGCGCTCGGCTTTCCCGCCATCGTCCGTGCTGCTGCGCCGCAATACACATTCAAGTACGGCAACAACCTGCCCCTCACGCATCCTCTCAACATCCGCGCGAAGGAAGCGGCGGATCAGGTGAAGGAGCAGTCGAAGGGGCGCATGGAAATCCGCATCTTCCCGAACAATCAGTTGGGCGGCGATACCGACATGCTCGCGCAGGTGCGCAGCGGCGGCATCGAAATGTTCACGCCGTCGGCACTCGTCGTGTCGACGCTCGCGCCCGTCGCCGCGATCAACGCGATCGGCTTCGCGTTCAGCGACTACTCGCAGGTGTGGAGCGCGATGGACGGCAAGCTCGGCGCGTATGTGCGCGCTGCGATGTTGAAGGCCGGTCTCGAATCGTTCGACAAGATGTGGGACAACGGCTTTCGCGAGACCACGTCGAGCACACGCGCAATCGCGAACGCAGCGGACATGCACGGGCTGAAGATTCGCGTGCCCGTGAGCCCGTTGAGCATCGACATGTTCAAGGGTCTCGGCGCGGCGCCGACGAGCCTGCAGTTCAGCGAGGTCTATTCGTCGCTGCAGACGCATATCGTCGATGCGCAGGAAAACCCGCTGCCCATCGTGCAGGTCGCGAAGCTCTACGAAGTGCAAAAGTACTGCTCGCTGACGAATCACATCTGGGACGGCTTCTGGTTCGTGCTGAACCAGCGTGCGTGGCAGAAGCTGCCGAAGGACCTGCAAGGCATCGCGTCGGATGCGTTCAACCAGGCCGCGCTGCGCCAGCGCGACGACGTGCGCAAGCTCAACGACGCCGCCATCGCCGATCTGCAAACCAAAGGCCTGTCGATCAACCGCCCGTCGCCCGACACGTTCCGCTCGGCACTTCGGCAAGCGAACTTCTATGCCGACTGGAAAGGCCGCTTCGGCAACGAGGCGTGGTCGCTGCTGGAAGGCTACACGGGCAAGCTCGCGTGA
- a CDS encoding TRAP transporter large permease, whose product MTDQALPHAALADGAAAAQFDAALAASGPRRWLRRFDRALIALVESACALLLAVEIVVLFVGVVCRYALHQPLVWSDELAGILFLWLSMLGAVLALRRGEHMRMTAFVSRLSPQRRALVDTLAIVLSIALLALVLWPAYDFAAAETVILTPALQISDAWRAFALPVGAALMLLVGLIRLAQVSRVRDVVMALVFVAVVAGVILWAAPVLPDLGKANLLIFFVGVVAIGIFSGVPICFSFALATFGYLSLTTDTPLEVIVGRMDEGMSHLVLLAVPLFVFLGLMIEMTGMARAMIQFLASLVGHVRGGLSYVLIGTMYLVSGISGSKVADMAAIAPVLFPEMKRRGADEGDLVALLSTAGAQTETVPPSIVLITIGSVTGLSISALFTAGMLPALVLALMLCFVVWLRYRKEDLSHAQRFNRREIGRMFVVALPALALPFVIRGAVVEGVATATEVSTIGIAYAVLIGLFVYRRFAWSRLPRMLIDAATLSGAIIFIIGCATAMAWALTQSGFSQDLAELMTALPGGTWAFLALSMVVFIVLGSVLEGIPAIVLFGPLLFPIARAAGVNEVHYAIVVILSMGVGLFSPPFGVGYYSACAVSRINPDAGMRPIVGYMSALVIGLILVAFIPWISTGFL is encoded by the coding sequence ATGACGGATCAGGCACTGCCGCACGCAGCGCTCGCGGATGGGGCCGCCGCTGCGCAATTCGATGCCGCACTCGCCGCGAGCGGCCCGAGGCGCTGGCTGCGGCGCTTCGACCGCGCGCTCATTGCGCTCGTCGAAAGCGCGTGCGCGCTGCTGCTTGCCGTCGAAATCGTCGTGCTGTTCGTGGGTGTGGTGTGCCGCTATGCGCTGCATCAGCCGCTCGTCTGGTCGGATGAACTGGCGGGCATTCTGTTCTTGTGGCTGTCGATGCTCGGCGCCGTGCTCGCGTTACGGCGCGGCGAGCACATGCGGATGACAGCCTTCGTCAGCCGCCTGTCCCCGCAGCGGCGCGCGCTCGTCGATACGCTGGCTATCGTTCTCTCGATCGCACTGCTCGCGCTCGTGCTGTGGCCCGCGTATGACTTCGCCGCCGCCGAGACCGTGATCCTCACCCCCGCACTGCAGATCAGCGACGCCTGGCGCGCGTTCGCGCTGCCCGTCGGCGCGGCGTTAATGCTGCTCGTCGGCTTGATCCGCCTCGCGCAAGTGAGCCGCGTGCGCGACGTCGTCATGGCGCTGGTGTTCGTCGCCGTGGTCGCGGGCGTCATCTTGTGGGCAGCGCCTGTCTTGCCCGATCTCGGCAAGGCGAATCTGCTGATCTTCTTCGTCGGCGTCGTCGCGATCGGCATTTTCTCGGGCGTGCCGATCTGCTTTTCATTCGCGCTCGCGACCTTCGGCTATCTGAGCCTCACCACCGATACACCGCTCGAAGTGATCGTCGGACGCATGGACGAGGGCATGTCGCATCTCGTGCTGCTCGCTGTGCCGCTCTTCGTATTCCTCGGCCTGATGATCGAAATGACGGGCATGGCGCGCGCGATGATCCAGTTTCTCGCGAGCCTCGTCGGTCATGTGCGCGGCGGGCTGTCATATGTGCTGATCGGCACGATGTATCTGGTGTCGGGTATCTCGGGTTCGAAGGTCGCCGACATGGCCGCCATCGCGCCCGTGCTGTTCCCCGAAATGAAACGGCGCGGCGCCGACGAAGGCGACCTCGTCGCCCTGCTCTCGACGGCGGGCGCACAGACGGAAACCGTGCCGCCGAGCATCGTGCTCATCACGATCGGCTCCGTCACGGGCCTGTCGATCTCCGCGCTGTTCACGGCGGGCATGCTGCCCGCGCTGGTGCTCGCGCTGATGCTGTGTTTCGTCGTGTGGCTGCGCTATCGCAAGGAAGATCTGAGCCACGCGCAACGCTTCAACCGGCGTGAAATCGGCCGCATGTTCGTCGTCGCGTTACCTGCGCTCGCGCTGCCGTTCGTGATTCGCGGCGCGGTAGTCGAAGGCGTCGCCACGGCGACGGAAGTATCGACCATCGGCATCGCGTATGCGGTGCTGATCGGCCTGTTCGTCTACCGGCGCTTCGCGTGGTCCCGCCTGCCGCGCATGCTGATCGATGCGGCGACGCTGTCGGGTGCGATCATCTTCATCATCGGCTGCGCGACGGCGATGGCCTGGGCGCTCACGCAATCGGGCTTCTCGCAGGACCTGGCCGAACTGATGACTGCCCTGCCGGGCGGAACGTGGGCGTTCCTCGCGCTGTCGATGGTCGTGTTCATCGTGCTCGGCAGCGTGCTCGAAGGCATTCCCGCGATCGTGCTGTTCGGTCCACTGCTGTTTCCGATTGCGCGCGCCGCCGGCGTCAACGAAGTGCACTACGCCATCGTCGTGATTCTTTCGATGGGCGTGGGCCTGTTCTCGCCGCCGTTCGGCGTCGGCTACTACTCGGCGTGCGCGGTCAGCCGCATCAATCCCGATGCCGGCATGCGGCCCATCGTCGGCTATATGAGCGCACTGGTGATCGGCCTGATTCTCGTCGCGTTCATTCCGTGGATATCGACCGGCTTTCTCTGA